One window of the Serinus canaria isolate serCan28SL12 chromosome 9, serCan2020, whole genome shotgun sequence genome contains the following:
- the FBXL12 gene encoding F-box/LRR-repeat protein 12: MAARPPLPDSVLVQVLALLPLRDRLRAARVCRRWQQLAQDRAVWTHVDLSPHRITRRTLWHLVRHRLPDSLCTLRMRGVPRSGGKQRLLSPALLAALRKRCPQLHRLCLTETDLRHIPYESMPASVTTLELSLCDIPDAWFCVSPSVPPPQVQHLAIHSIPTFSDHHLLDISSQNHLKTLSLCGTYRVTDMGIQAAAPHLQELERLILRHCIIGDAAMVFIGRHMKQLRYLEISNAYFLTNRGLVAIVTLEHLETLCLDLYDLVSLGTVIALLQVLPRLNHLKLGGTCFEDELLGKIQENFPHCTISHTL; the protein is encoded by the exons ATGGCGGCGCGGCCGCCTCTGCCCGACTCGGTGCTGGTGCAGGTCTTGGCGCTGCTGCCGCTGCGGGACCGGCTGCGAGCGGCCAG GGTGTGCCGGCGGTGGCAGCAGCTGGCGCAGGACCGAGCGGTCTGGACACATGTGGATTTGAGCCCTCACCGG ATCACCCGCCGCACGCTGTGGCACCTGGTGCGGCACCGCCTCCCCGACAGCCTGTGCACGCTGCGGATGCGGGGCGTGCCTCGCTCCGGCGGCAAGCAGCGGCTCCTCTCACCggcactgctggctgccctTCGGAAGCGCTGCCCCCAGCTCCATCGGCTGTGCCTGACCGAGACTGACCTCCGCCATATCCCGTACGAGAGCATGCCCGCCTCTGTCACCACCCTGGAGCTGAGCCTCTGCGACATCCCCGATGCCTGGTTCTGCGTCTCCCCTTCGGTGCCACCGCCACAGGTACAACACCTCGCTATCCACAGCATTCCCACCTTTTCTGACCATCATCTTCTTGACATTTCCTCCCAGAACCACTTGAAGACGCTGAGCCTTTGTGGCACCTACCGCGTCACTGATATGGGGATCCAAGCGGCAGCTCCGCACCTGCAAGAGCTTGAGCGTCTGATTCTACGGCACTGCATCATCGGTGATGCTGCCATGGTATTCATCGGGCGCCACATGAAGCAGCTCCGCTACCTGGAAATCAGCAATGCCTACTTCCTGACAAACAGGGGGCTGGTTGCTATTGTCACACTGGAGCACCTGGAGACCCTGTGCCTTGACCTCTACGATTTGGTCTCCCTTGGTACTGTTATCGCTCTGTTGCAAGTACTGCCTCGCCTGAACCACCTCAAATTAGGTGGAACTTGCTTTGAAGATGAACTCCTCGGTAAAATTCAGGAGAATTTTCCACATTGCACCATATCTCACACTCTGTGA